A genome region from Musa acuminata AAA Group cultivar baxijiao chromosome BXJ3-5, Cavendish_Baxijiao_AAA, whole genome shotgun sequence includes the following:
- the LOC135637630 gene encoding rRNA-processing protein fcf2-like isoform X2, which produces MPENKSVIGLVWAPKVPPLFGVKNSSEKLHNQTKDPVLTPGTELVDGLYVPPWDPRKMNKLLKKNMKDTAGRSWFDMPALTITPEIKKDLEILKLRHVIDPKRHFKKGDNSKALPKYFQARTVIEPASEFFSGRLTKKERKTTLADELLHDDALKAYRKRKIQEIQESHQPGGVEKWKNKGRQTWKRAKQRRK; this is translated from the exons ATGCCAGAAAATAAATCAGTGATCGGGCTTGTGTGGGCTCCTAAGGTGCCTCCTTTATTTGGAGTAAAAAACAGCTCAGAGAAGTTGCACAATCAAACAAAAGATCCTGTTTTGACACCTGGCACCGAGCTTGTGGATGGCTTATATGTACCTCCTTGGGATCCTCGAAAGATGAATAAGTTgctgaagaaaaatatgaaagaTACAGCTGGTAGAAGTTG GTTTGATATGCCTGCTCTTACCATTACCCCTGAGATAAAGAAAGATCTTGAGATTCTGAAG TTGAGACACGTTATAGATCCGAAAAGGCATTTCAAGAAAGGAGACAACTCCAAGGCACTCCCAAAGTACTTTCAGGCAA GAACTGTTATTGAACCTGCATCTGAGTTCTTCTCAGGTAGACTGACGAAGAAAGAGAGGAAGACAACGTTGGCTGATGAACTGTTACATGATGATGCCCTTAAGGCTTATag AAAAAGAAAGATCCAAGAGATCCAGGAGTCCCACCAACCTGGTGGTGTTGAGAAGTGGAAGAACAAGGGACGTCAAACATGGAAACGGGCCAAACAAAGAAGGAAATGA
- the LOC135637630 gene encoding rRNA-processing protein fcf2-like isoform X1: MPENKSVIGLVWAPKVPPLFGVKNSSEKLHNQTKDPVLTPGTELVDGLYVPPWDPRKMNKLLKKNMKDTAGRSWFDMPALTITPEIKKDLEILKLRHVIDPKRHFKKGDNSKALPKYFQVGTVIEPASEFFSGRLTKKERKTTLADELLHDDALKAYRKRKIQEIQESHQPGGVEKWKNKGRQTWKRAKQRRK; encoded by the exons ATGCCAGAAAATAAATCAGTGATCGGGCTTGTGTGGGCTCCTAAGGTGCCTCCTTTATTTGGAGTAAAAAACAGCTCAGAGAAGTTGCACAATCAAACAAAAGATCCTGTTTTGACACCTGGCACCGAGCTTGTGGATGGCTTATATGTACCTCCTTGGGATCCTCGAAAGATGAATAAGTTgctgaagaaaaatatgaaagaTACAGCTGGTAGAAGTTG GTTTGATATGCCTGCTCTTACCATTACCCCTGAGATAAAGAAAGATCTTGAGATTCTGAAG TTGAGACACGTTATAGATCCGAAAAGGCATTTCAAGAAAGGAGACAACTCCAAGGCACTCCCAAAGTACTTTCAG GTAGGAACTGTTATTGAACCTGCATCTGAGTTCTTCTCAGGTAGACTGACGAAGAAAGAGAGGAAGACAACGTTGGCTGATGAACTGTTACATGATGATGCCCTTAAGGCTTATag AAAAAGAAAGATCCAAGAGATCCAGGAGTCCCACCAACCTGGTGGTGTTGAGAAGTGGAAGAACAAGGGACGTCAAACATGGAAACGGGCCAAACAAAGAAGGAAATGA